Sequence from the Parvicella tangerina genome:
GTTTAGACGATGTATTATTCATTTTCCTTCGCTTGTTGCATGATTTTTTTCAATTTCACCTTTGCTCGTTGAACTAGAGACTCTACTGCTTTAGGAGATAGGTTCATGATCTCCGCAACTTCTACTTGCGATCTATCTTCTAATTTATGCAGTATCAACGCTGTTTTTTGTTTGTCAGGAAGTTGGTTGATACAGTTCATGATAAAAGCTACTTCCTCTTTAGATTTTAGCTGAACGCCTGGGTGGTTAAAGTGATCTTGTGTAAAAATCGCTTCCTGACCACTTAACTTGAATATGGAACTTAAAAACCCAAGGCGCTTTTTCGCTTTCTTGGCTTTGATGAAATCAAGGGATTTATTGATGGTAATCCGATAAACCCAGGTTGTCATCTCCGCATCTTGGTTGAATGTATCGTAGTTCTTGAAGATCGAGACGAAAACATCTTGCGTAACCTCCTCGGCATCTTCAATGTTCTGGAGGTATTTTAAAGCTAGGTTGTAAACAAGATCCTTGTGCTCTTGATATATTTTATCGAAGTTCAACAATCAGTACTTCAACCATTTGAATAACTCCTTGTAGGTGATTTTCTTTCCGTACATTAAAATACCCGTGCGATATATTTTACCAGCAACCCAGGTCGTACCAATAAAGGTAACTATTAGCAAGATCATACTACTGATCAAGGGTAATGTCATTCCATCTCCACCATTTGCACTGTACCTCACCAACATCACAATGGGGGAGGTAAACGGAATTTGACTGCACCATTGCATAATCGTACTATTTGGATCTTGAATACCAATTAAGGAGATCATATAGGCGAATATCAACGGGAGCGTAACAGGAAGCATGAACTGTTGGGTGTCGGTCTCGCTATCTACAGCTGCCCCAACAGCTGCCATCAAGGATCCATAAAGGAGGTAGCCTCCAATAAAGAAGAACAGAAAAATGAAGATTAGCGATACCCATGGAACTTCATTGAACAAATACATTAAGGTG
This genomic interval carries:
- a CDS encoding RNA polymerase sigma factor yields the protein MNFDKIYQEHKDLVYNLALKYLQNIEDAEEVTQDVFVSIFKNYDTFNQDAEMTTWVYRITINKSLDFIKAKKAKKRLGFLSSIFKLSGQEAIFTQDHFNHPGVQLKSKEEVAFIMNCINQLPDKQKTALILHKLEDRSQVEVAEIMNLSPKAVESLVQRAKVKLKKIMQQAKENE